DNA sequence from the Podospora pseudocomata strain CBS 415.72m chromosome 2 map unlocalized CBS415.72m_2.2, whole genome shotgun sequence genome:
TCACGCAAAACCAACCTCGGGAAATCCGCAAAAATCCAAAAAAACGTTTTGGAAATCTCCCGACATGTTCCGTCCATCCCAGACACAAAcatttttctttccccttAATCAGTGATGCACACGACAGTTTCACTCCCGCTCACACCCACCGGTCCCGGCCACGGCCACCCCCATCTACGGCCCCATCCGGGGCATGGTGGCACGGAAGGTTAATCAACATTTTTGCTACACACCAGTCATCTGAACTTTTCGGCACCGCAAAATCTTCTGGACCAGACAACAATCATCTATTGTCCCGAGCCCCTCATTCATTGTGCCTAATCAAGCTTTCATGTTTTGGGTATCCAGTCACATCATCAAATTCTCcgtcatcacctcccccaaaacttCCACCACGgcctctcatcatcctcactcaAAGCCCTCTTCATCCTACTCCTATCTGgagcccccctccctctaaCCCTCCAGAAATACACCGgcacccccgccaccacaaACGCAATCACTATCAGCGTCTGCAACGGCTGCGCAAACACAGCTCTGCTCAGCAAAAACAGGCTGACGCAGCAAAAGATGATAGGCGTGGTGATCCACGTCTTGTATGGTCTTTCCAGCGTAGGTTCTCTCACTCGTAGGACAATGAGCCCCAGCACAGTAATGAAATAAAACGTGTACCCCGCCACGCCGTAGAATGTAAGTAGTGTAGAGAACTCGCCCACGAGAATATACGCGGCGGTCAAGACAGCGTTCAGAATCAGCGCTGGGATAGGGGTGAAAAACAGCCCTGTGTCCTCATCGCCAAAGAGTTTcgacatcttcttcttgaaccAGGATCTCGTCCTGACTGTTGAGAGTGAGTCTGGGCTGCCGGTGCCATTTCCGAGGCGCCCGAATACAGAGGGGATGTACCCTTCTTTTCCGGCTACGTACACGAGCCGGCTGGAAGTGAAAGTGGATGAGTTGAGAGCGCCAAAGCAGGAGGCGCTGACAATAAGAGCTAGGACTAAAGAGCCAATGGATCCAAAGACTTTCGATCCAAACATGACAGCAACGGTGTTGGTCGAGTTGATGGCATCCAAAGGAAGGACAAAGAAGTAAGCGATGTTGGCGAGGACGTAGGAGATGATGACCAGGGGCATGGCGGTATGGATCACTCGCGGCAGATCTCGGCTGGCGTTGCGGAACTCACCCACAACATAGTTTGTCTGATAAATTGGTTAGCTAAGAGTAAACAGAACGGCGGAGAGGGAACTCGCATTATCCCACCCGTCATACGCCCAGAGACCAGCATACAGCGCCACAGCCCAGGCCGACGTCTCCGTTGATGTCCCCTCGAACCATCCGCGCTCCTTCCATTCCACATTCGCTGTGGTTCCCGAAGCCGAGTACCCAGTaatcgccaccaccacaccaatgATGGTCACTGTGATCAAAGCAACAAACTTCAAAAACATGAGCATATCGTTCAACCTCGTCCCCAATCTCGTCGAAACGCAGTTCAAAAATGTGACCAgactcaaccccaccaatGCCACCGTCTTGTT
Encoded proteins:
- a CDS encoding uncharacterized protein (COG:E; EggNog:ENOG503NX7G); translated protein: MPPLYSSAPPPGGRDSLELASLASSSPGVDTSETDSRPSISSSRRASLERDDPLDSANPAVRTRPDRSYSVTSNFDFAANLFPLSSTTGAGYAPIGAPTSARDVSGGLGGGSLEKHKTLTYLNGLSLIVGLIIGSGIFSSPSQVNSNVGSPGAALIVWVVAGVLAWTGGASYAELGGAIPLNGGAQVYLSKIFGECSGFLFTWVAVLVLKPGSAAIIAIIMGEYLIRAFIGAEAEMIDPWFNKTVALVGLSLVTFLNCVSTRLGTRLNDMLMFLKFVALITVTIIGVVVAITGYSASGTTANVEWKERGWFEGTSTETSAWAVALYAGLWAYDGWDNTNYVVGEFRNASRDLPRVIHTAMPLVIISYVLANIAYFFVLPLDAINSTNTVAVMFGSKVFGSIGSLVLALIVSASCFGALNSSTFTSSRLVYVAGKEGYIPSVFGRLGNGTGSPDSLSTVRTRSWFKKKMSKLFGDEDTGLFFTPIPALILNAVLTAAYILVGEFSTLLTFYGVAGYTFYFITVLGLIVLRVREPTLERPYKTWITTPIIFCCVSLFLLSRAVFAQPLQTLIVIAFVVAGVPVYFWRVRGRGAPDRSRMKRALSEDDERPWWKFWGR